A genome region from Thermoanaerobaculia bacterium includes the following:
- a CDS encoding VWA domain-containing protein, whose product MSPSLGGQWQLLVLLLASALASPLVAQPAGQGGGQAPQEPEVFGEIIDIRTGFVRVTLPAGAAPPRAEEIEVLWRKKPQRVVRVVGGADDPLELGIAVDRSASMHAAFEPMRAAALKLVNEAVSDEDRLFAVGFSNETRLLAEGRGEAARVIAALPTSPELGDRPTALFAALTRTLQLFENADARAALIVVSDGCDTAGDLASASAVGRRASDLAIPVFLLMPDRNICQNTLCQQDAAGKWECKPEASPSILHGDAPDMFNPANRQTAMAQSSLAGGATEERDRFTGLISANGGGDFVVNDPEDWEKAMKKISDRLGRQWTVVFEPSSNEVTSEEIKVYSNAGGRRRRLE is encoded by the coding sequence ATGAGCCCATCCCTCGGCGGGCAGTGGCAGCTCCTGGTCCTTCTTCTTGCCTCTGCGTTGGCGTCGCCCTTGGTTGCGCAGCCAGCAGGGCAGGGGGGCGGCCAGGCTCCCCAGGAGCCGGAGGTATTCGGCGAGATCATCGACATTCGCACCGGGTTCGTGCGGGTGACGCTGCCGGCTGGGGCGGCGCCGCCGCGGGCCGAGGAGATCGAGGTGTTGTGGAGGAAGAAGCCGCAGCGCGTGGTGCGCGTCGTCGGCGGCGCCGACGATCCGCTCGAGCTCGGCATCGCGGTGGACCGCTCCGCCAGCATGCACGCCGCCTTCGAGCCGATGCGCGCCGCGGCCTTGAAGCTCGTCAATGAGGCGGTCTCGGACGAGGACCGGCTGTTCGCGGTCGGCTTCTCCAACGAGACGCGGCTGCTCGCGGAGGGCCGCGGCGAGGCGGCGCGCGTCATCGCCGCGCTGCCCACGAGCCCCGAGCTCGGGGATCGCCCGACCGCGCTCTTTGCCGCCCTGACCCGCACCCTGCAGTTGTTCGAGAACGCCGACGCCCGCGCCGCGCTCATCGTCGTCTCGGACGGCTGCGATACGGCGGGCGACCTCGCGAGCGCGAGCGCCGTCGGGCGCCGGGCGAGCGATCTGGCGATCCCGGTCTTTCTCCTGATGCCCGACCGCAACATCTGTCAGAACACCCTCTGCCAGCAGGACGCCGCAGGGAAGTGGGAGTGCAAGCCCGAAGCCTCGCCCAGCATCCTGCACGGCGACGCCCCCGACATGTTCAACCCGGCCAATCGTCAGACGGCAATGGCCCAGAGCAGCCTGGCCGGGGGGGCCACCGAGGAGCGCGACCGCTTCACCGGCCTCATCTCCGCCAACGGCGGCGGCGATTTCGTGGTCAACGACCCCGAGGACTGGGAGAAGGCGATGAAGAAGATCTCCGACCGGCTGGGGCGTCAGTGGACGGTGGTCTTCGAACCGTCCTCGAACGAGGTCACGAGCGAGGAGATCAAGGTCTACTCGAACGCCGGCGGCCGCCGCCGCCGGCTGGAGT